In Papaver somniferum cultivar HN1 chromosome 1, ASM357369v1, whole genome shotgun sequence, a genomic segment contains:
- the LOC113348051 gene encoding uncharacterized protein LOC113348051 — MDLLVSLRFRMDKSWMSTDRTKKRYREGVAAFLRYAVNHLKEEEDHLFVNGIDQTYTIWNKHGEKDEAITSSKPVNVNNGMHAEFEMGTPTDAPDEDFGMGTPTDAPDTIDMMQAAEEFADDPIKFKKLLENAEKPLYEGCPNFTKLSAIVQLFKLKSKHGASDMFFNELLPLLKDMLPKEGNLMARSTYQAKKILKSMGSGYTKIHACINNCILYWNEYKDEKVCPTCKAPRWKVDRDGKVYENVPAKVLWYFDIIPRFQRLFQSKHTAKDLIWHDTTRNKDGVLRHPADSHAWREIDNNFPEIKGDPRNLRLAVSADGVDVNTGTKHHSGKRTWDAYAQEMFTLRAVVLWTINDYPALGTLCGCRYAGYHGCVVCRKKTHSIRLHDSNKNVYVGYRRFLPYEHPFRRQKGAFGGKQEWETAPEPMTGEEIYEENVGQSLVGTLLHNGNTKDGLNARKDLVRLGLKSELHPKTDDKGTILPAACYTLTTEEKDIFLETLSELRVPEGSISAKEIMVEELDKLQEDLCVTLCLLEKEVKLCGPVCFRWMYPFERCMKVIKGHVRNKNQPCGCIAEENVAEETIEIYCEYHKSIRTIGIPLDRHNTSQEGEPLSAEEPCIVTPEQLRQAHFYVMQNTPEIEPYIDRHKLYLETNYSTKKRAWLEKEHSNTFGAWLKNEVEKELADDRESISENLRWISHGPHYEVTKYTVYRINGYLFRTRSRDGRIHQNSGVSVAANDMHISRDDDVTYGKASYYGVLQEIWELDYCERKVHLFKCNWVDNKRGVKRDALGYKIVDLTMLGYKNDPFILASQAKQVFYVKDQLDKKKSIVFVTPPKNYRDDDGNDEEFSTVIFSANDNILPSVDPQDLGKESRNDYFRTDCRGLLIRKPK; from the exons ATGGATCTACTGGTCTCTTTGCGTTTCAGAATGGATAAATCCTGGATGAGTACTGATAGAACGAAGAAACGTTATAGAGAAGGAGTTGCGGCGTTTCTGCGGTATGCTGTCAACCATCTCAAGGAGGAGG AAGATCATTTATTCGTAAATGGAATCGATCAAACGTATACTATTTGGAATAAGCATGGGGAAAAGGATGAGGCAATAACTAGTAGTAAGCCAGTTAACGTCAACAATGGTATGCACGCTGAATTTGAAATGGGAACTCCCACTGATGCTCCAGACGAAGATTTTGGAATGGGAACTCCCACTGATGCTCCAGACACTATAGATATGATGCAGGCTGCAGAAGAGTTCGCAGATGACCCTATAAAGTTTAAAAAGTTACTTGAAAATGCTGAAAAGCCCTTATACGAAGGATGTCCCAACTTCACAAAGTTGTCTGCAATTGTGCAGTTGTTTAAGTTGAAGAGTAAGCACGGTGCATCAGACAtgttttttaatgaattgttacCCTTGTTAAAGGACATGCTTCCCAAAGAAGGTAATTTAATGGCGAGGAGTACATATCAggcaaaaaaaatattgaaatcaATGGGTTCAGGGTACACAAAGATACATGCATGTATCAACAACTGCATTCTTTATTGGAATGAGTACAAGGATGAAAAAGTGTGTCCTACTTGTAAAGCACCCAGATGGAAAGTTGACAGGGATGGTAAAGTTTACGAGAATGTTCCAGCAAAGGTATTGTGGTACTTCGACATCATCCCAAGATTTCAGCGGCTGTTTCAATCGAAGCACACAGCAAAAGATTTGATATGGCACGATACCACTAGAAACAAAGACGGTGTTTTACGTCATCCGGCAGACTCACATGCTTGGAGAGAGATAGATAACAATTTCCCAGAAATTAAAGGTGATCCAAGAAATCTGCGGTTAGCTGTTTCGGCTGATGGAGTTGATGTAAACACAGGCACCAAACATCACAGT GGAAAGAGAACATGGGATGCATATGCCCAAGaaatgtttactctacgtgcagTTGTTTTGTGGACGATAAACGATTATCCTGCTCTTGGTACACTATGTGGTTGTCGCTACGCTGGATATCATGGTTGTGTGGTGTGTCGTAAAAAAACGCACAGTATTAGGCTtcatgactcaaacaagaatgttTATGTTGGTTATAGAAGATTTTTACCCTATGAGCATCCGTTCAGAAGGCAGAAGGGGGCATTTGGCGGAAAACAAGAGTGGGAGACTGCTCCAGAACCAATGACCGGGGAAGAAATATATGAGGAG AATGTGGGACAAAGTCTTGTTGGAACGTTGCTGCACAAcgggaatacaaaagatggattaaACGCCAGAAAGGATTTGGTGCGTTTGGGGTTAAAATCGGAGTTACACCCTAAGACAGATGACAAAGGAACGATACTTCCCGCAGCATGTTATACATTAACTACGGAAGAAAAAGACATATTCTTGGAGACACTATCCGAGTTAAGAGTTCCAGAAGG atcaATATCTGCCAAAGAAATCATGGTGGAAGAGCTAGATAAATtgcaagaggatctctgtgtgacGTTATGCTtactagagaa ggaagtgaagTTATGCGGTCCGGTttgctttcgatggatgtatcctttCGAAAGGTGTATGAAGGTTATAAAGGGGCATGTGCGAAACAAGAATCAACCTTGTGGATGCATTGCCGAAGAGAATGTTGCAGAAGAGACGATTGAGATATATTGTGAGTACCATAAAAGCATCAGGACAATTGGTATTCCACTAGATAGGCATAATACATCTCAGGAGGGAGAACCGTTATCAGCTGAAGAGCCGTGTATAGTTACCCCTGAACAGTTGAGACAAGCACATTTCTATGTAATGCAGAACACGCCTGAAATTGAGCCTTACATAGA CCGACACAAGCTATATTTGGAAACTAACTATTCTACTAAAAAGCGAGCATGGCTAGAGAAAGAGCACTCTAACACTTTTGGCGCTTGGTTAAAAAATGAG GTTGAAAAAGAGTTGGCAGACGACAGAGAAAGTATCTCAGAGAACTTAAGATGGATATCACACGGCCCGCACTACGAGGTAACGAAATACACTGTATATCGCATCAATGGATATCTATTCCGCACAAGATCCCGTGATGGTAGAATTCACCAGAATAGTGGGGTTAGCGTTGCAGCAAATGACATGCACATATCTAGAGATGATGATGTTACATATGGTAAAGCCTCTTATTATGGTGTCTTGCAAGAGATATGGGAGTTAGATTACTGTGAAAGAAAAGTTCATCTGTTCAAGTGCAATTGGGTTGATAATAAACGTGGGGTCAAAAGAGATGCTCTTGGCTACAAGATTGTTGACCTTACTATGTTGGGATACAAAAATGATCCTTTTATTTTAGCCTcacaagctaagcaggtattttatgtcaaAGACCAGTTAGATAAGAAAAAGTCTATTGTTTTTGTGACACCTCCCAAAAATTATAGAGATGACGATGGCAACGATGAGGAATTCAGTACAGTAATCTTTTCTGCGAATGATAATATCTTGCCGTCTGTAGATCCACAAGACTTGGGTAAAGAATCCCGAAATGATTACTTCCGAACTGACTGCCGAGGTTTACTTATACGCAAGCCAAAATGA